The Deinococcus sonorensis KR-87 genome includes a window with the following:
- a CDS encoding acyl-CoA dehydrogenase gives MAPFLSRRDLQFQLYEVLDTASLPERPRFAEHSREVYDDVLNLAYTVADRYFANHTREADLNEPHIVDGKVRLVPSVQAAMNAFRDAGFFSAHHDEELGGLQLPWVVMQAVQAHFQAANMGSSGYPFLTIGNANLQRQFATPEQQQRYMLPLLEGRWFGTMALSEPHAGSGLADITTSATPRGDGTYSIQGTKMWISGGEHELSENIVHLVLARIKGAPAGVKGISLFIVPRYRVNADGSVGESNHVVLAGLNHKMGYRGTTNTLLNFGEGGETIGELIGEPGRGLSAMFHMMNEARIGVGMGAVMLGYAGYLASLEYARERRQGRHASSKDPNGPMVSIIEHADVKRLLLRQKSFVEGGLALGLYASSLVDDLATGPEEGRADTALLLDLLTPIVKSWPSKYSQEALSDAIQVLGGAGYTRDYPIEMYYRDNRLNPIHEGTEGIQGNDLLGRKVTQAGGRGLQVLLERMQADLAASEGLERLDEIRAALQTAISQCQAAFRAILGRAAELGPDLFLANANSALEMLGHTVVGWMWLRQAMVAARALPAARGDDVAFYQGKLHAARFFAVYELPKVRAHADLLASADPTTHEMRGEWF, from the coding sequence ATGGCCCCCTTCCTGAGCAGACGCGACCTGCAGTTTCAGCTGTACGAGGTGCTGGACACCGCCAGCCTGCCCGAGCGCCCGCGCTTCGCGGAGCACAGCCGCGAGGTCTACGACGACGTGTTGAACCTCGCCTACACGGTGGCCGACCGGTACTTCGCCAACCACACCCGCGAGGCGGACCTGAACGAGCCGCACATCGTGGACGGCAAGGTGCGGCTGGTGCCGAGCGTGCAGGCGGCCATGAACGCCTTCCGCGACGCCGGCTTCTTCAGCGCCCATCACGACGAGGAACTGGGCGGACTGCAGCTGCCCTGGGTGGTGATGCAGGCGGTGCAGGCGCACTTCCAGGCGGCCAACATGGGCAGCAGCGGCTACCCGTTCCTGACCATCGGCAACGCCAACCTGCAGCGCCAGTTCGCCACGCCGGAGCAGCAGCAGCGCTACATGCTGCCGCTGCTGGAGGGCCGCTGGTTCGGCACCATGGCGCTCAGCGAGCCACATGCCGGGTCCGGGCTGGCCGACATCACCACCTCCGCCACCCCGCGCGGTGACGGCACCTACAGCATCCAGGGCACCAAGATGTGGATTTCCGGCGGCGAGCACGAGCTGTCGGAGAACATTGTGCATCTGGTGCTGGCCCGCATCAAAGGGGCGCCGGCCGGGGTGAAGGGGATTTCTCTGTTCATCGTGCCGCGCTACCGGGTGAACGCGGACGGCAGCGTGGGCGAGAGCAACCATGTGGTGCTGGCCGGCCTGAACCACAAGATGGGCTACCGCGGCACCACCAACACCCTGCTGAACTTCGGCGAGGGCGGCGAGACCATCGGGGAGCTGATCGGCGAGCCGGGGCGCGGCCTGAGCGCCATGTTCCACATGATGAACGAGGCGCGCATCGGGGTGGGGATGGGGGCCGTGATGCTCGGGTACGCCGGGTATCTGGCCAGCCTGGAGTACGCCCGCGAGCGCCGGCAGGGCCGCCACGCCAGCAGCAAGGACCCGAACGGACCGATGGTCAGCATCATCGAACACGCCGACGTGAAGCGGCTGCTGCTGCGGCAGAAGAGTTTCGTGGAGGGCGGCCTCGCGCTGGGGCTGTACGCGTCCAGCCTGGTGGACGACCTCGCCACCGGTCCGGAAGAAGGCCGGGCCGACACCGCCCTGCTGCTGGACCTGCTGACGCCCATCGTCAAGAGCTGGCCCAGCAAGTACAGCCAGGAAGCGCTCTCAGACGCCATTCAGGTGCTGGGCGGGGCCGGCTACACCCGCGACTACCCGATCGAGATGTACTATCGCGACAACCGCCTGAACCCGATCCATGAGGGAACCGAGGGCATCCAGGGCAACGATCTGCTGGGCCGCAAGGTGACGCAGGCGGGAGGGCGTGGCCTGCAGGTGCTGCTGGAGCGGATGCAGGCCGATCTGGCGGCGTCGGAGGGGCTGGAGCGGCTCGACGAGATCCGCGCCGCCCTGCAGACGGCCATCTCGCAGTGTCAGGCGGCCTTCCGGGCCATCCTGGGCCGCGCCGCCGAGCTGGGGCCGGACCTGTTCCTGGCCAACGCCAACAGCGCCCTGGAGATGCTGGGGCACACGGTGGTGGGCTGGATGTGGCTGCGGCAGGCGATGGTGGCCGCCCGCGCCCTGCCCGCTGCGCGCGGGGACGACGTGGCCTTCTACCAGGGCAAGCTGCACGCCGCCCGCTTCTTCGCGGTGTACGAGCTGCCCAAAGTCCGCGCCCACGCCGACCTGCTGGCCAGCGCCGACCCG